One window of Planctomycetia bacterium genomic DNA carries:
- a CDS encoding glycosyltransferase family 4 protein — translation MKIGLVLDWYDPRRGGVEQWTHQFAAQLIAARHEVHVVARRFALAAAPAGMICHEVSAGNSRLEFAAAAESALRRLNLDVVHETGCGWHADVFQPHGGSRVAAFERNLELLPAWQRPWKRRLAQWLPRYREFGALAARQFAADGRHFLALSEMVAEDLRRFHQTPPESTKIIYNGVDTERFSPARREEYRSTVRERLGVEDAVLLLIVAHNFRLKGVPALMMAAAQLVRAGLPVHVAVAGGKRSGGYVRWARSLGIAAQTTFLGSIDDVVPYYAAADIYVQPTFYDPCSLVVLEALSAGLPVVTTRWNGAGELITNNLEGHVLDQPDDADALASTLVPLVLSESRREAMGRAARQLALAHTLERNCQEIVGVYEEVVAARGPRRRQAA, via the coding sequence ATGAAAATCGGCCTGGTGCTTGACTGGTACGACCCGCGGCGCGGCGGCGTCGAACAATGGACGCATCAATTCGCCGCGCAGTTGATCGCCGCCCGGCACGAGGTGCATGTCGTCGCCCGCAGGTTCGCTTTGGCGGCCGCGCCGGCGGGCATGATTTGCCACGAAGTCTCAGCCGGAAATTCCCGCTTGGAATTCGCCGCCGCGGCGGAATCCGCGCTACGGCGATTAAACCTCGACGTGGTTCACGAGACCGGCTGCGGCTGGCACGCCGACGTCTTTCAACCGCACGGCGGGTCGCGCGTCGCAGCCTTTGAGCGCAATCTCGAATTGCTGCCCGCCTGGCAACGACCGTGGAAACGCCGTCTCGCACAATGGCTGCCGCGGTATCGGGAGTTCGGCGCACTGGCTGCAAGGCAATTTGCCGCGGACGGGCGGCACTTCCTCGCGCTCTCCGAGATGGTCGCCGAGGATCTGCGACGTTTTCATCAAACGCCGCCGGAAAGCACGAAAATCATTTACAACGGCGTCGATACCGAGCGGTTTTCACCCGCGCGGCGCGAGGAATATCGCTCCACGGTGCGCGAACGACTCGGAGTTGAAGACGCCGTGCTGCTGCTGATCGTGGCGCACAACTTTCGCTTGAAAGGCGTGCCAGCGCTGATGATGGCGGCCGCGCAATTGGTGCGCGCCGGATTGCCGGTGCATGTCGCCGTGGCAGGCGGGAAGCGATCCGGCGGCTACGTGCGTTGGGCGCGCTCGTTGGGGATCGCGGCGCAGACCACCTTCTTGGGATCCATCGACGACGTCGTGCCGTACTACGCGGCCGCCGATATTTACGTGCAGCCGACGTTTTACGATCCCTGCAGCCTGGTGGTGCTCGAAGCGCTCTCGGCGGGGCTGCCGGTGGTGACCACGCGTTGGAACGGCGCAGGCGAATTGATCACCAACAATCTCGAAGGGCACGTGCTCGACCAACCCGACGACGCCGACGCTTTGGCGTCGACGCTGGTTCCGCTGGTGCTATCTGAATCCCGCCGCGAAGCGATGGGCCGCGCCGCGCGCCAACTGGCGCTCGCACATACGTTGGAACGCAACTGCCAGGAAATCGTCGGCGTCTACGAAGAAGTAGTCGCCGCCCGCGGGCCACGCCGCCGGCAAGCGGCTTAG
- the metK gene encoding methionine adenosyltransferase gives MASGKYLFTSESVSMGHPDKLADQISDGILDALLAQDAYSRVACETLVTTGLAVVAGEITTKAVIDYQAVVRQVINDVGYTDDVSGICGDTCGVMISIHAQSPDIAQGVNEDAEQGKDVGAGDQGLMFGYASNDTPELMPLPIALAHRITNRLAEARFKGEVNWLRPDSKSQVTIEYDGATPIRIDTVVVSTQHAPEATNDVIRKFVIEKIVKPLLPAELVTGEIKYHINPTGKFVVGGPHGDCGLTGRKIIVDTYGGWGRHGGGAFSGKDPTKVDRSAAYMARHVAKNIVASGLAERCEVQLAYAIGVSEPVSVNVDTDGTGRIEEARLCELVRELFPLTPSGIIKYLDLRRPIYRKTAAGGHFGRDDSDFTWESTHRADELAEAAGAAASAR, from the coding sequence GTGGCCAGCGGCAAGTACTTGTTCACGAGCGAATCGGTCAGCATGGGCCACCCGGATAAACTGGCCGATCAGATCTCCGACGGCATCCTGGACGCGCTCCTGGCGCAAGACGCGTACAGCCGCGTGGCCTGCGAGACCTTGGTCACCACGGGCCTGGCGGTCGTGGCTGGGGAAATCACCACGAAGGCCGTGATCGACTATCAGGCGGTCGTGCGGCAGGTGATCAACGACGTCGGCTACACCGACGACGTCTCCGGCATTTGCGGCGACACCTGCGGCGTGATGATTTCGATTCATGCCCAGAGCCCGGACATCGCCCAGGGCGTCAATGAAGACGCTGAGCAAGGCAAAGACGTCGGCGCCGGCGATCAAGGCTTGATGTTCGGCTATGCCTCGAACGACACGCCGGAATTGATGCCGTTGCCGATCGCGCTGGCGCACCGCATCACGAACCGGTTGGCCGAAGCCCGCTTCAAAGGCGAAGTGAACTGGCTCCGCCCCGACAGCAAGAGCCAGGTGACGATTGAATACGACGGCGCGACGCCGATTCGCATCGACACCGTCGTGGTCTCCACGCAACATGCGCCGGAAGCCACGAACGACGTGATCCGCAAGTTCGTGATCGAGAAAATCGTCAAGCCGCTGCTGCCCGCCGAGTTGGTCACCGGCGAGATCAAGTACCATATCAATCCCACCGGAAAATTCGTCGTCGGCGGCCCGCACGGCGACTGCGGCCTCACGGGTCGCAAGATCATCGTCGACACCTACGGCGGCTGGGGTCGTCACGGCGGCGGCGCGTTCAGCGGCAAGGATCCCACGAAGGTGGATCGTAGCGCCGCTTACATGGCCCGCCACGTGGCGAAGAACATCGTCGCGTCCGGATTGGCAGAGCGCTGCGAAGTGCAGTTGGCCTACGCGATCGGCGTCTCGGAACCAGTCAGCGTGAACGTCGACACCGACGGCACCGGCCGCATCGAGGAAGCCCGGCTTTGCGAGTTGGTCCGCGAACTGTTCCCGCTCACGCCGAGCGGCATCATCAAGTACCTCGACCTGCGCCGCCCGATCTACCGCAAAACAGCCGCCGGAGGTCACTTCGGCCGCGATGACAGCGACTTCACCTGGGAATCGACGCACCGCGCGGACGAGCTCGCGGAAGCCGCCGGCGCCGCTGCATCCGCCCGCTGA
- a CDS encoding carbon storage regulator: MLVLTRKLNEQIKIGRDITITIVRLKGNVVRVGIDAPKNVRIARSELLARPPVDAEPTEPDAATTKSLRAAGAAGDDWPCITDRGGEEDCPKETHPLAVGPRSVSLAVRGAGPRQAPLAGMVRRKQAVM; this comes from the coding sequence ATGCTGGTGCTCACTCGCAAACTGAACGAACAAATCAAGATCGGCCGGGATATCACGATCACGATCGTGCGCTTGAAGGGGAACGTCGTTCGCGTCGGGATCGACGCCCCCAAGAATGTTCGCATCGCTCGCAGTGAGCTGCTGGCCCGGCCGCCGGTCGACGCCGAACCGACCGAGCCGGACGCCGCGACCACGAAATCCCTGCGGGCTGCCGGGGCCGCGGGAGACGATTGGCCGTGCATCACCGACCGAGGCGGTGAAGAAGATTGCCCGAAGGAGACCCACCCACTTGCCGTGGGACCGCGAAGCGTTTCGTTGGCCGTCCGCGGAGCGGGCCCACGGCAAGCCCCTTTGGCCGGTATGGTGCGTCGCAAGCAAGCCGTGATGTAG
- a CDS encoding GNAT family N-acetyltransferase produces MEIRAARRAEAPAALELLLAECAPADRTPLAAGLLSQLPWSEEIAGGLFIADHDGAIAGVGLGQVHGGRTGSVWRPRFPGEDVDALGGELVRRSAAWLAAQDLGVLQSLVATPDGVAATWLQQCGFAHVARLGYLVWSDDHQALPVPSLRFTPVSPETSAILAEVIEQSYLETLDCPTLNGVRTTPEVLEGYREIGEHWPDAWLIAWRDDRPIGCLILADHPAANQCELVYMGLIPEARGQGLSGQFVAQAKHLARERSRARLVLAVDLQNAPALRLYANQGFDAWDERDVFVRINAAAR; encoded by the coding sequence ATGGAAATACGTGCAGCGCGGCGCGCGGAAGCGCCAGCCGCGTTGGAATTGCTGCTAGCGGAATGCGCGCCAGCAGACCGAACGCCCCTGGCCGCGGGCCTGTTGTCTCAACTGCCGTGGTCGGAGGAGATCGCTGGCGGACTCTTCATCGCCGACCACGATGGCGCGATCGCCGGCGTCGGCCTGGGCCAGGTTCATGGCGGTCGAACGGGCTCCGTGTGGCGACCGCGATTCCCGGGCGAGGATGTTGATGCTCTCGGGGGGGAACTCGTTCGCCGATCCGCCGCCTGGCTCGCCGCGCAGGATCTTGGCGTGCTGCAATCGCTCGTGGCAACGCCTGACGGTGTCGCCGCGACGTGGCTGCAGCAATGCGGCTTCGCACACGTCGCTCGGCTCGGGTACCTGGTCTGGAGCGACGACCATCAAGCACTGCCTGTTCCGTCGCTGCGTTTCACGCCTGTCTCGCCTGAAACGAGCGCAATACTCGCCGAAGTCATCGAGCAAAGCTACCTGGAAACGCTCGATTGCCCCACGTTGAACGGCGTGCGAACGACGCCGGAAGTGCTCGAAGGATATCGGGAAATCGGCGAGCACTGGCCCGACGCGTGGCTCATCGCCTGGCGTGACGACCGGCCGATCGGCTGTCTGATTCTGGCGGACCATCCCGCCGCAAACCAATGCGAGTTGGTCTATATGGGCCTGATCCCAGAGGCCCGTGGCCAAGGCCTGAGCGGGCAATTTGTAGCGCAAGCAAAGCACCTCGCGCGCGAGCGCAGCCGCGCGCGGCTGGTGCTGGCCGTCGACCTGCAAAACGCCCCCGCGCTGCGACTTTACGCGAACCAAGGCTTTGATGCTTGGGATGAGCGTGACGTATTCGTGCGCATCAACGCCGCCGCGCGATAG
- a CDS encoding BON domain-containing protein, with translation MYASKTAKVAGTAQPKAQDALTASPIYELRDLQVEATDDGLLISGTVDSFYHKQLAQEAVRAAVGQVPMVNRILVR, from the coding sequence ATGTACGCTTCGAAGACCGCGAAAGTCGCCGGAACCGCGCAGCCCAAGGCTCAGGACGCGCTCACGGCCAGTCCCATTTACGAGCTGCGCGACCTGCAAGTCGAAGCGACCGACGACGGCCTGCTGATCTCTGGCACGGTCGACTCGTTCTACCACAAGCAACTCGCCCAAGAGGCGGTCCGCGCGGCCGTGGGCCAGGTGCCGATGGTCAATCGCATCTTGGTGCGTTGA
- a CDS encoding 3-deoxy-D-manno-octulosonic acid transferase, whose product MDAWYKDGGFAITAWKPRMLPYLLNAVYLALLVVASPWLAWNAWQKGKYREGYAAKFWGEVPRRDSNKSCVWLHAVSVGEVNLLAPLVKEIRARHPDWDCVISTTTHTGFALARKKYAEYPVFYCPLDFSWAVRRAMRRLRPTLLVLAELELWPNLIRAAREHGAKVAIVNGRLSAHSFRGYARVKAFVRPVLAQLDLIAVQNKEYGDRFLALGAPAERMHITGSVKYDGAQTNRHNPGTQKLASLAGIGEGDLVWLAGSTQEPEEAIVLSVFQRLTAEFPRLKLILVPRHPDRFDDVARLITDSGLRWRRRSQLHPKCENGSARVLLVDAVGELGHWWGTAQVAFVGGSLGKRGGQNMIEPAAYGAAVCFGPNTRNFRDIVENLLAAQAAVVVQDAAELEAFVRRAITDAEFATRLGTSARRFVAGQLGATARTVDLLSALVPNAVQPAAVARSAA is encoded by the coding sequence GTGGATGCTTGGTATAAAGACGGCGGATTCGCGATCACGGCATGGAAGCCTCGGATGTTGCCTTACCTGCTCAACGCAGTTTACCTGGCCTTGCTGGTCGTGGCGTCGCCATGGCTGGCTTGGAATGCCTGGCAAAAAGGGAAATATCGCGAAGGGTACGCGGCGAAGTTCTGGGGCGAAGTGCCGCGCCGTGATTCCAACAAGTCCTGCGTCTGGCTGCACGCGGTGAGCGTCGGCGAAGTCAATTTGCTCGCGCCGCTGGTCAAGGAAATCCGCGCGCGGCATCCCGACTGGGACTGCGTCATCTCAACGACCACCCACACCGGCTTCGCGTTGGCGCGCAAGAAATATGCTGAGTATCCGGTGTTCTATTGCCCGCTCGACTTCAGTTGGGCGGTGCGGCGCGCCATGCGGCGGTTACGGCCGACATTGCTGGTGCTGGCGGAGTTGGAGCTCTGGCCCAATCTGATCCGCGCCGCGCGCGAACACGGCGCCAAGGTTGCCATCGTGAACGGCCGGCTCAGCGCCCATAGCTTTCGCGGTTACGCGCGCGTGAAGGCATTCGTGCGGCCCGTGCTGGCGCAACTCGATTTGATCGCCGTGCAGAACAAGGAATACGGCGATCGTTTCCTGGCCCTCGGCGCGCCGGCCGAGCGCATGCATATCACAGGGTCCGTGAAATACGACGGTGCGCAAACGAATCGCCATAACCCCGGCACGCAGAAGCTCGCCAGCTTGGCGGGCATTGGCGAAGGCGACCTCGTTTGGTTGGCTGGCAGTACGCAAGAGCCCGAAGAGGCGATCGTCTTATCGGTGTTCCAGCGGCTCACGGCGGAATTCCCAAGGCTCAAACTAATTCTGGTCCCGCGGCATCCGGATCGGTTCGACGACGTTGCTCGGCTGATTACCGATTCCGGCCTCCGCTGGCGACGCCGCAGTCAACTTCATCCGAAATGCGAAAACGGTTCGGCCCGCGTGCTGTTAGTCGATGCGGTGGGCGAACTGGGCCATTGGTGGGGGACGGCGCAGGTGGCCTTCGTAGGAGGTAGCCTGGGCAAGCGCGGCGGGCAGAACATGATCGAACCGGCCGCCTACGGCGCCGCGGTTTGCTTCGGCCCAAATACGCGCAACTTCCGCGACATCGTCGAAAACCTGCTCGCCGCCCAGGCCGCAGTCGTGGTCCAAGACGCCGCGGAGTTGGAAGCCTTCGTACGGCGGGCGATCACGGACGCAGAATTTGCCACCCGACTGGGGACCAGCGCCCGGCGATTTGTGGCCGGGCAATTGGGCGCTACCGCGCGGACTGTAGACCTGCTGAGCGCCCTCGTTCCAAACGCCGTGCAGCCAGCGGCCGTTGCCCGAAGCGCGGCGTGA